One genomic window of Comamonas serinivorans includes the following:
- a CDS encoding type 4a pilus biogenesis protein PilO, translated as MAKVKKIKKPNIDLNRFANQFRNLDTSNPAAWPSAPKALLLTGLALLVLVALWFVWLKGVKEEWDAAIAQEATLKTQYTDKLRKAINLEALLKQREQVQQYVFLLEKQLPGKAEMDALLLDVNQAGVGRALKFELFKPGAEVARDYYVELPIAVRVNGKFHDMGEFMADIANLSRIVTLNNVAIEPNKDGDLVMNSLVKTFRYLTAEEQAEQAAKRKAEAAKAKKK; from the coding sequence ATGGCTAAAGTGAAAAAAATCAAGAAGCCAAACATCGATCTGAATCGATTTGCCAATCAATTCAGAAACCTGGATACCTCCAATCCGGCCGCATGGCCCTCCGCGCCCAAAGCGCTGCTGTTGACGGGGCTGGCGTTGTTGGTCTTGGTGGCACTGTGGTTCGTGTGGTTGAAGGGTGTCAAGGAAGAGTGGGATGCGGCCATTGCACAAGAGGCGACGCTGAAAACCCAGTACACCGACAAACTGCGCAAGGCCATCAACCTCGAGGCCTTGCTCAAACAGCGCGAACAGGTCCAGCAGTATGTTTTCCTGCTGGAAAAACAGCTGCCAGGAAAAGCTGAAATGGACGCGCTGCTGCTGGATGTCAACCAGGCAGGGGTTGGCCGCGCCTTGAAGTTTGAGCTTTTCAAGCCTGGGGCAGAGGTGGCGCGCGATTACTACGTCGAATTGCCCATTGCTGTGCGGGTGAACGGCAAGTTTCATGACATGGGCGAGTTCATGGCCGACATTGCCAACCTTTCGCGCATCGTGACCTTGAACAACGTGGCCATTGAGCCCAACAAGGACGGCGATCTGGTCATGAATTCTTTGGTGAAGACCTTTCGTTATCTGACGGCTGAGGAACAAGCCGAGCAGGCCGCCAAGCGAAAAGCAGAAGCGGCGAAAGCCAAGAAAAAGTGA
- a CDS encoding pilus assembly protein PilM, whose translation MVALNSLFGRGAPSLVGIDVSASSVKLVELSQASGGRLSVDRCAMELLEPGWITDGNIENLDGVAEAVRRVVKKSGTRTKEAALALPASVVITKKIVLPDGLSELEMEAQVESEANQYIPFSMDEVSLDFCVTGPSANSIGDVDVVLAAARKEKVQDRQALAEAAGLKPVVVDIENLASRLAAERLISRLPGKGADVVIALFELGANNMSMQAIRNGELLYERDQVFGGSQLTQLIVRQYGFSHDEAEQKKRNNELPDDYTATVLKPFMDSTAQEVGRALQFFFTSTPYNKVDYIFLAGGGACMSGIANVVTEHTGFACNVTNPFDGMTMGRTVREPKLAKEAPSYLTACGLAMRRFLK comes from the coding sequence TTGGTAGCTTTGAATTCACTGTTTGGCCGGGGAGCGCCTTCCCTGGTGGGCATCGATGTCAGTGCTTCCAGTGTCAAACTGGTCGAGCTCAGCCAGGCCAGCGGCGGGCGCCTCAGTGTGGACCGATGTGCCATGGAGCTGCTGGAGCCGGGCTGGATCACCGACGGCAACATCGAGAACCTGGACGGTGTGGCCGAAGCGGTCCGGCGCGTGGTCAAGAAAAGCGGCACGCGGACCAAGGAGGCGGCCCTGGCCTTGCCCGCGTCGGTGGTGATCACCAAGAAGATTGTGCTGCCGGATGGCCTGTCCGAGCTGGAGATGGAGGCGCAGGTCGAGTCCGAGGCCAACCAATACATCCCGTTTTCGATGGACGAGGTCAGCCTGGACTTTTGCGTGACCGGCCCCAGCGCGAACTCCATTGGCGACGTGGATGTGGTGCTGGCTGCGGCGCGCAAGGAGAAGGTCCAGGATCGCCAGGCGCTTGCCGAGGCGGCTGGCCTGAAGCCCGTGGTGGTCGACATCGAGAACCTGGCCTCGCGTTTGGCGGCCGAGCGGCTCATCAGCCGACTGCCCGGCAAAGGGGCGGACGTGGTGATCGCCCTGTTCGAGCTGGGGGCCAACAACATGTCCATGCAGGCCATCCGCAACGGCGAGCTGCTGTATGAGCGTGATCAGGTGTTTGGCGGTTCGCAGCTGACGCAGCTGATCGTTCGCCAATATGGCTTTTCCCACGACGAAGCCGAACAAAAGAAGCGCAACAACGAGTTGCCCGACGATTACACGGCAACGGTGTTGAAGCCGTTCATGGACAGCACCGCGCAGGAAGTGGGACGCGCCCTGCAGTTCTTCTTCACGAGCACCCCGTACAACAAGGTGGATTACATCTTCTTGGCCGGCGGAGGCGCGTGCATGTCGGGCATCGCGAACGTGGTGACCGAGCACACGGGATTTGCCTGCAACGTGACCAACCCATTTGACGGGATGACCATGGGGCGGACCGTGCGCGAGCCCAAATTGGCCAAGGAAGCACCCTCCTACTTGACGGCGTGCGGCTTGGCCATGCGGAGGTTCCTGAAATGA
- a CDS encoding PilN domain-containing protein — MILINLLPHREAAKLRRKRDFNVAMFAAILAGVALAFLGYLWLQSQLADQAQRNQFLKTENTKLDETIKDVAGLEAEIQALIERQKAVEDLQADRNLPVQMINELVAYAPEGLYLRSLKQEGMAITMSGMAQSNERVSELLRRLNTESKTLVKPQLIEIVADKINISKTEQRPAFKFTVRALIQRPASEKADDPKGAASAGVKNG, encoded by the coding sequence ATGATCTTGATCAACCTCCTCCCACATCGCGAAGCGGCCAAGCTTCGCCGCAAACGCGATTTCAACGTCGCGATGTTCGCGGCCATTTTGGCGGGTGTGGCGCTGGCTTTTCTGGGTTACCTGTGGCTGCAGTCGCAACTGGCCGATCAGGCGCAGCGCAACCAGTTTCTGAAAACAGAAAACACCAAACTGGACGAAACCATCAAGGACGTGGCGGGGCTTGAGGCCGAAATCCAGGCCTTGATCGAGCGCCAGAAGGCCGTGGAGGACCTGCAGGCCGATCGCAACCTGCCCGTGCAAATGATCAATGAGCTGGTGGCCTATGCGCCCGAAGGCCTGTACCTGCGGTCCCTGAAACAAGAAGGCATGGCCATCACGATGTCGGGCATGGCGCAATCCAATGAGCGCGTGTCGGAATTGCTGCGCCGCTTGAACACGGAAAGCAAGACCCTGGTCAAACCCCAGCTCATCGAAATCGTGGCGGACAAGATCAACATCAGCAAAACTGAACAGCGCCCCGCATTCAAATTCACAGTCCGCGCACTGATTCAGAGGCCAGCATCAGAAAAGGCCGATGACCCCAAGGGCGCCGCTTCGGCAGGGGTGAAAAATGGCTAA